From the genome of Haloarcula taiwanensis:
TGGCAAACGAGGCTCGGTCCCGCATTCCCGAAGTCGATGAAACCGCCCGCGAGGTCGACGGAAAAGTCAGGGAGCTAGATCCACAGAGCGCACAACTACTTGGTCGCGTGGTTGACTCGCTGTCCCGGACTGCAGACTACGGTGGCAATATCGCCGAAAGCGCACTCCAGAAGGCTGCGCCACGGCCGTAGCTGTCGCTCCGAACCTGTGGCCAGCTAAAAACGCTGATTGCGCGCCGGATTACTCGACAAGCACGGCGTTGACCTGCCCGTGCTGCCCGGGACGGGAGGTCACGCGGGCACGTCCCTCGGTGGTTTCGAGGATTGCGCCTTTCGTGATGATGTTTCGCCGGGCGTAGTTCGGGTTCGACGGGTTCTCCACGACGTTCTCGATGGTCGCCTCGATGGTTTCCGCGCCGTCAGCGATGCTCGCAACGTCGGTCTTGACCGCACGGACCTTCTGGGTGTTGCCGCGGGAGTCAACGGTCTTCAGTCGCTGCTCGCCGACCTGCGTCTCGACGGTGTCCTTCCCGAGCTCGTGTTTCTTCTTCTTGTGGTTCGGTCGTCGGCGTCCGCCTGTCCGCTTGCGAGGGGAGCGTCCCTGGTCTTTCATAGGGGAAGGAAGACCCAGCGGCTACTTGAACCGTTCGATGCCGACTCGCCATCGTAATCGTTACCCCCGTGCCGAGCGGTTGCTCTGACGATGAGTCTGAAGACGGCCGTCGCCGCGCCGTTCCGCCAGCGTGGAACCGACCGGATGGCGGAAAGCGAGTTCGTCGTCGCGCTCTCGCTGGACCGGAACTGGTTCTCGCCCGACCAGGCCAAGACACTGGTCGATGTGGCCGCAAGCGAGGGGTTAGTCGAACGGGACGACGACGACCTCGTCGTCGGATTCGACGCCACGCACACCGACATCCCGGATGGGTTCACGCCCGGCGAGGAAATCCTGCAGTCGCGGTCGACGTTCGAGCGGGTGCTCGACGCTGTCGTCGAGGCCGGCATCGAAAAGCAAACCGCCGTCGCCGGCATCAACGCGCTTCAGTCCGACATCGGCGTTACGCTTGAGGCCGCGGCTGTCGTGTATGCGCGAAGTGAGAGTGTCGATGTCGAAGCTATCGCGGCGGACGTTCGGGAGGAACTCTGATGGTCAAGGACAGAATCACTGACGGCCGGCGGATCGGGCAGTTGCTCGCCTCGGAGTTGACCGGTCTCCAGCGCGGCCCGTTCGCGGACATTTCCGTCGTTGATGCGGACAGAGACGTGGAGCCGACGCCTGACGGGGCTTTCGCCTACCGTGTGACGGCCAACGACACTGAAGTGGCGGTTGTCGAGGTGACGCCGGAGACGGCCCGACTGGTCCTGAACGCGGAGCCCGTAACCGTCCCAGAGCGTAACGATATCACAGCCGACGGGGGGACCGTTGTTGTTCACAGCGGCGCGGCGGTGAAAGCCACGGTCGACGTGCTGGAGCAGACTCTCTCGGGGTAGACGGTCTTTCGGAGGACGGAAACGGTTGGACACCGACTGAACTGCACTCAGTGACGGCTCGGCTCAGCGATAGCTGCCGACGTCCATGCGACGAATCCGGTCA
Proteins encoded in this window:
- a CDS encoding 30S ribosomal protein S8e translates to MKDQGRSPRKRTGGRRRPNHKKKKHELGKDTVETQVGEQRLKTVDSRGNTQKVRAVKTDVASIADGAETIEATIENVVENPSNPNYARRNIITKGAILETTEGRARVTSRPGQHGQVNAVLVE